A part of Campylobacter magnus genomic DNA contains:
- a CDS encoding DUF4214 domain-containing protein yields MALTTTQVNQAFLGLLGRPATGAEAAKFAGQLDAATLAQTLLTDASFKNELSVETLSFKTVDLLNTDPAAFVESLYTALLGRASDAEGKAFWLSAAGATPNRADVVSQFIAAVQAQEGTADANAFAAIQAEDKALASAWVESLYNNLAGRASDAEGLDFWTNAIVSFTMTPAQVAASFAAALALQGNTTEDGQNFAAKLGVADNFTANFKDFNSLVTANEKAEQLKNLVTMMNGVNKDSQVDQYTQEITKITDEYQKIAAIQFTAADDDNLGIDPETGESNLKGAANFTGTYNLTDPTKGTIQSSDSATGTEAYLTDTLTVNVTGYDKTNRADFNLSDLPSTSSVEKLVINNGAANVNGSVAGDFQYINVNGTGRFEITANTNNALKDVSLNSAASKDGEINTFTTGNALDSIKTGAGDDELIILNTVSKSINTGAGKDTVTVTTLGKNATADLGAGDDTFNGSLDEGAKLNGGAGDDTLNIGSVGKNASISAGTGDDTIKLQQGINHTDGKGNPISTVEIDGGVGKDVIDFTEPSVVGASTDFTGIKSIKGVETIKVLDGIKLKASAISGQKIELDNNGNLILDAKDATSVDLSKLSLADAANVSLQINNLKSNITLKKTDTNSNSHIAETITLDKDAKGIKISNFEVADDVIKISGVDVSADKLGNAVTPVSVERNKIYELTTTDNKQTVTKTNIEDGLLGVDLTNVADGDVFYIARSLQNASGSSNNTVVYKVYVGKAVNGTSKIAKVDTLTTINTKDIDFTKNFVKADDYAEVIAPVNGVVTIPSEGTDPISIKTDNLKNDGTLTISGTGVETKEVIVPSAKGQNINVAVETKVKSLTLGDANETITYTDATKLPETINAGAGNDTIDLSAIAASGNLTVNGGVGRDTLIISGNNTITSLKSVESINISGTSINADALSENNASVDVRTIELVNGKTAKATLTVDASGATSDINLTKYFQSGSGDKAVALDITNVANNVNLNKTGNIAETITLVDTAINDKAVKITGLATGDIVKGGALANTISGPFVLTRPSGENATTTLQGKAAYYIDVNNTDVSTAAKALAALGKVTLANGSEALVAFNTDKGTYIYSVSGAASNLTATNFTLAAIVDDKINNQDSIKNGVITFTANDTPIALKAVTKTFADLGGEPLDLAGDKVDKDANAIIVNGVSGQLTVSGANAQIEKVDAFVTGASGKVTKGTGADNATINLFLGGSENASGTITAGNETFTADLTSTGATNVYINTSNASGITFDNVSNFGGKIVDLKGKAAADVAATVKITTAIEKTGTDNNVIKVSDLFSNVTSNDSITFTAASTATTIEGSSGTDTLVVSGSYNVLTDIKDIDVLTLSGDTTLKAAAITGDTLTINSGGSTKLSVDASGAATVDLGNLQKGNAAVTVNLTNVKAANADITLSAKDQFVETVEVSTNDLNATENIILTNYQSATDKIKIASGAIAGSSGTVAEVQLKTAIGNISYVKAASGVLVLEKSSNTKVDAADATLANALNALNNGLKNSDSSAIFEANDVVLFRDEAANKSYLIGIGQLSNTKDDIVVELVGATSLTSLTDDNSNGFTVTFA; encoded by the coding sequence ATGGCACTAACAACAACACAAGTAAACCAAGCATTTCTTGGTCTTTTGGGTCGCCCAGCTACTGGCGCAGAAGCAGCAAAATTTGCAGGTCAACTAGACGCTGCAACTCTAGCTCAAACTCTACTTACTGATGCGTCTTTTAAAAATGAGCTAAGTGTAGAAACTCTAAGCTTTAAAACTGTTGATCTTTTAAACACAGATCCAGCTGCATTTGTAGAGAGCCTTTATACTGCACTTCTAGGCCGTGCAAGTGACGCTGAGGGTAAAGCTTTCTGGCTAAGCGCAGCTGGTGCTACTCCAAATAGAGCTGATGTAGTATCTCAGTTCATCGCAGCTGTTCAAGCTCAAGAAGGCACTGCTGATGCAAACGCATTTGCTGCTATCCAAGCAGAAGACAAAGCTCTTGCTAGTGCTTGGGTTGAAAGCCTATATAACAACCTAGCAGGCCGTGCAAGCGATGCTGAAGGACTAGATTTCTGGACAAACGCTATTGTAAGCTTTACTATGACTCCAGCACAAGTAGCTGCTTCATTTGCTGCTGCTCTAGCACTTCAAGGCAACACAACAGAAGATGGTCAAAACTTCGCTGCTAAACTGGGCGTAGCTGATAACTTCACTGCTAACTTCAAAGATTTCAACAGCCTAGTTACTGCAAACGAAAAAGCAGAGCAACTTAAAAACCTAGTAACAATGATGAACGGTGTAAACAAAGATAGCCAAGTTGATCAATACACTCAAGAAATCACAAAAATCACTGACGAGTATCAAAAGATCGCTGCTATTCAGTTCACTGCAGCTGATGATGACAACCTAGGCATCGATCCAGAAACAGGCGAGAGCAACCTAAAAGGCGCTGCTAACTTCACAGGTACTTACAACCTAACTGACCCTACAAAAGGCACAATCCAATCAAGCGATAGCGCTACTGGTACAGAGGCATACCTAACAGATACTCTAACAGTAAATGTAACTGGCTATGACAAAACTAATCGCGCAGACTTTAACCTAAGCGATCTACCAAGCACTTCAAGCGTTGAAAAACTAGTTATCAACAATGGTGCTGCTAATGTAAATGGCTCAGTAGCTGGTGACTTCCAATACATAAATGTAAATGGTACTGGTAGATTTGAAATCACTGCTAATACAAATAACGCTCTAAAAGATGTCTCTCTTAACTCAGCTGCTAGCAAAGATGGTGAGATCAACACATTTACTACTGGTAATGCGCTAGACAGCATTAAAACAGGTGCTGGCGATGATGAGCTAATAATCCTTAACACTGTTTCAAAAAGCATCAATACAGGCGCAGGTAAAGATACTGTAACTGTAACAACTCTAGGCAAAAACGCTACTGCTGATCTAGGCGCTGGTGATGATACATTTAATGGTTCACTAGATGAAGGTGCTAAACTAAACGGTGGCGCTGGCGATGATACTCTAAATATAGGTAGTGTAGGGAAAAACGCTAGCATCAGTGCAGGTACTGGTGATGATACTATTAAACTACAACAAGGCATCAATCACACAGACGGCAAAGGCAATCCTATCTCTACAGTAGAAATCGATGGTGGTGTAGGTAAAGATGTAATCGACTTTACTGAGCCTTCAGTAGTGGGTGCTAGCACAGACTTCACAGGCATCAAGTCTATCAAAGGCGTTGAGACTATCAAAGTACTAGACGGTATCAAACTAAAAGCTTCAGCTATCAGCGGTCAAAAAATCGAGCTTGATAACAATGGTAATCTAATCCTAGATGCAAAAGATGCAACTAGCGTAGATCTAAGCAAACTTAGCCTAGCAGACGCTGCTAATGTAAGCCTACAAATAAATAACCTAAAATCAAACATCACTCTAAAGAAAACTGATACAAACAGCAACTCTCATATTGCTGAGACCATCACTCTAGATAAAGATGCTAAAGGTATAAAAATTAGCAACTTTGAAGTAGCAGATGATGTAATCAAAATCTCTGGTGTTGATGTATCAGCTGATAAACTAGGAAATGCTGTTACTCCAGTATCAGTAGAACGCAACAAAATATATGAGCTTACTACAACTGACAATAAACAAACTGTAACAAAAACAAATATTGAAGATGGTTTATTGGGTGTAGATCTAACTAATGTAGCTGATGGTGATGTATTCTACATCGCTAGATCACTTCAAAATGCATCAGGTAGCTCAAACAACACTGTAGTATACAAAGTATATGTTGGCAAAGCTGTAAATGGCACAAGTAAAATCGCTAAAGTTGATACTCTAACTACTATCAACACAAAAGATATAGACTTTACTAAAAACTTTGTAAAAGCTGATGACTACGCTGAAGTTATTGCGCCTGTTAATGGAGTAGTAACTATACCTAGCGAAGGTACTGACCCTATATCTATCAAAACTGATAATCTAAAAAATGATGGAACCCTAACTATCTCAGGAACTGGTGTAGAAACCAAAGAAGTTATAGTTCCTAGCGCAAAAGGTCAAAACATCAATGTTGCTGTAGAGACTAAGGTTAAATCACTTACTCTAGGTGACGCTAACGAGACTATCACATACACTGATGCAACTAAACTACCAGAAACAATCAATGCTGGCGCTGGAAATGATACTATAGATCTATCAGCTATTGCTGCTAGTGGCAATCTAACAGTTAACGGTGGCGTTGGCAGAGATACCCTTATCATCAGTGGAAATAACACTATTACTAGCTTAAAAAGTGTTGAAAGTATCAACATTTCAGGCACTAGCATCAATGCAGATGCTCTTAGCGAGAACAATGCTTCAGTAGATGTAAGAACTATAGAGCTTGTAAATGGTAAAACTGCTAAAGCAACCCTAACTGTAGATGCTTCTGGTGCTACAAGCGATATAAATCTAACTAAGTATTTCCAATCTGGTTCAGGTGACAAAGCAGTAGCTCTAGACATTACAAATGTAGCTAACAATGTTAACCTTAACAAAACTGGCAACATCGCTGAGACTATCACTCTAGTTGATACTGCTATTAATGACAAAGCTGTAAAAATCACTGGTCTAGCTACTGGTGATATTGTAAAAGGTGGTGCTCTAGCTAACACTATCAGCGGTCCATTTGTGCTTACTAGACCTAGTGGAGAGAATGCTACTACTACTCTACAAGGTAAAGCTGCTTACTACATAGATGTAAATAACACAGATGTCTCAACAGCAGCTAAAGCTCTAGCAGCTCTAGGCAAGGTTACTCTAGCTAATGGAAGCGAAGCTCTTGTAGCATTTAACACAGACAAAGGAACATACATCTACTCAGTTTCAGGTGCCGCTAGTAATCTAACAGCTACTAACTTCACTCTAGCAGCTATCGTTGATGACAAAATCAACAACCAAGATAGCATAAAAAATGGAGTGATCACATTTACAGCTAATGACACTCCAATAGCGCTAAAAGCTGTTACTAAAACATTTGCTGATCTTGGAGGTGAACCACTAGACCTTGCTGGTGATAAAGTAGACAAAGATGCAAACGCTATCATTGTAAATGGCGTATCTGGTCAACTAACTGTAAGTGGCGCAAATGCTCAAATTGAAAAAGTAGATGCATTTGTAACAGGTGCTTCTGGTAAAGTAACAAAAGGTACTGGTGCTGATAATGCTACAATCAACCTATTCCTAGGTGGTAGTGAAAATGCTAGCGGTACTATCACAGCTGGCAATGAAACTTTCACAGCTGATCTAACAAGTACTGGCGCTACTAATGTATACATCAATACAAGCAACGCAAGTGGCATTACATTTGATAATGTTAGTAATTTTGGTGGCAAAATAGTAGACCTAAAAGGTAAAGCAGCAGCTGATGTGGCAGCTACTGTAAAAATAACAACCGCTATAGAGAAAACAGGAACCGATAATAATGTAATAAAAGTATCAGACCTATTTAGTAATGTAACTAGCAATGATTCTATCACTTTCACTGCTGCAAGTACTGCTACTACAATTGAAGGTTCATCTGGCACTGATACTCTAGTAGTATCTGGTAGCTATAATGTTTTAACTGATATTAAAGACATAGATGTTCTAACACTAAGTGGTGATACTACTCTAAAAGCAGCTGCTATCACTGGTGACACATTAACTATAAATAGTGGTGGTTCTACTAAACTAAGTGTAGATGCTAGCGGTGCTGCAACTGTAGATCTTGGAAATCTACAAAAAGGCAATGCTGCTGTAACTGTTAATCTAACAAATGTGAAAGCAGCAAATGCTGATATAACTCTAAGTGCTAAAGATCAATTTGTTGAGACTGTTGAAGTATCTACAAATGACCTAAATGCAACTGAGAATATCATATTAACTAACTACCAAAGTGCAACAGATAAAATAAAAATTGCAAGTGGTGCTATTGCTGGCAGTTCTGGCACTGTAGCTGAAGTTCAACTAAAAACTGCTATAGGTAATATCTCATATGTAAAAGCTGCAAGTGGTGTTTTGGTACTAGAAAAAAGTTCTAATACTAAAGTAGATGCTGCAGATGCAACACTAGCAAATGCGCTAAACGCCCTAAACAATGGTCTAAAAAATAGCGATAGCAGTGCTATTTTCGAAGCAAACGATGTTGTTCTATTTAGAGATGAAGCTGCAAATAAATCATACCTAATCGGTATTGGTCAGCTTAGCAATACTAAGGATGACATCGTAGTAGAACTAGTAGGAGCTACTTCTCTTACTAGTCTTACTGATGATAATTCTAATGGGTTTACAGTAACTTTTGCTTAA
- a CDS encoding mannose-1-phosphate guanylyltransferase/mannose-6-phosphate isomerase, translating into MTNIILCGGSGTRLWPLSRTLLPKQFVKMVNGQSLFSLALGRLAKAEPSSKNIIICNENHYFLALDECEGKDASFVLEPFGRNTAAAIAFGALSVDSDEILFVSASDHIIANESAFKAAINDAKALANEGKLVTFGITPDEPNTGYGYICAAEKIEHGYNVKSFTEKPDLATAKQMLASGGYFFNSGMFCFKAGVLLAELETHAPEVLAAAKKAVENAKKDGAITRISPADMDSLPDISIDYALMQKSQNIAMVALDAGWSDLGSFDELSKRLPSSHYYSAGSAGCFVHSPRQVSLVGCEDLIVIDTADALMIVRKGSSQDVKLIYNQIKAERPELAQIHTKAYRPWGSYEVLTEGAGYKLKRIIVKPAGRLSLQKHTYRSEHWIVVSGEAIVQNGEQSLTLYANQSTYIPAGAVHRLENRGKSDLELIEVQVGSYLGEDDIVRLQDDYKRE; encoded by the coding sequence ATGACAAATATAATCCTATGCGGTGGTTCTGGCACTAGGCTTTGGCCACTATCACGCACTTTGCTGCCAAAGCAGTTTGTAAAAATGGTAAATGGACAAAGCCTCTTTAGCCTAGCACTTGGGCGCCTTGCTAAGGCTGAACCAAGCTCAAAAAACATAATAATCTGCAACGAAAACCACTACTTCCTAGCCCTAGATGAGTGCGAGGGCAAAGACGCTAGCTTTGTGCTAGAGCCTTTTGGGCGAAATACCGCTGCTGCCATAGCCTTTGGCGCGCTTAGCGTGGATAGTGACGAGATACTTTTTGTAAGCGCAAGCGACCACATAATCGCAAATGAAAGCGCCTTTAAAGCCGCAATTAATGACGCAAAAGCCCTAGCAAATGAGGGCAAGCTAGTCACCTTTGGCATCACGCCTGATGAGCCAAACACCGGCTATGGCTATATCTGCGCAGCAGAAAAAATAGAGCATGGATATAACGTCAAAAGCTTTACTGAAAAGCCAGATCTAGCCACAGCAAAGCAGATGCTAGCAAGTGGGGGATATTTTTTTAATAGCGGTATGTTTTGCTTCAAGGCTGGTGTGCTGCTAGCTGAGCTAGAAACTCACGCTCCAGAGGTGCTAGCAGCTGCTAAAAAAGCCGTAGAAAACGCCAAAAAAGACGGAGCTATCACACGCATAAGCCCAGCTGATATGGACAGCCTGCCTGACATAAGCATAGACTACGCGCTAATGCAAAAAAGCCAAAATATCGCAATGGTAGCACTGGATGCTGGCTGGAGCGATCTAGGCAGCTTCGATGAGCTCTCAAAGCGCCTGCCTAGCTCGCACTACTACAGCGCAGGCTCTGCTGGCTGCTTTGTCCACAGCCCAAGGCAAGTAAGCCTAGTAGGCTGCGAGGATCTCATCGTCATAGACACCGCAGATGCCCTAATGATCGTGCGCAAAGGCTCTAGCCAAGATGTCAAGCTAATCTACAACCAAATCAAAGCAGAGCGCCCAGAACTAGCCCAAATCCACACCAAAGCCTACCGCCCGTGGGGCAGCTACGAGGTGCTAACAGAGGGCGCAGGCTACAAGCTAAAACGCATAATAGTAAAGCCTGCTGGCCGCCTAAGCCTACAAAAGCACACATATCGCAGCGAGCACTGGATAGTAGTAAGCGGCGAGGCGATAGTCCAAAACGGCGAGCAGAGCCTCACACTCTATGCCAACCAAAGCACCTATATCCCAGCAGGCGCGGTGCATAGACTAGAAAACAGGGGCAAAAGCGACCTTGAGCTAATCGAGGTGCAAGTAGGCAGCTACTTGGGCGAGGATGATATCGTGCGCTTGCAAGACGACTATAAAAGGGAGTAG
- a CDS encoding DUF4214 domain-containing protein → MALTNQQVQQVFLAITGRPAEGSAVTWGANSLSVAALANAVVDIRKGADFTNSKEAFVENLYSQLLGRASDAEGKEFWLNALNNGASYGDILSQFINAVLVQPSSRDLYTLQNKLGIAEQISAQINTFQGGEANLKQIMDNVDANTTIEDLSNDLEEFKGQNVNVATVNVNTKADNETATEGSEESASVFNATVNILGGDISADENTLLLNGSRNYKDTLNLTLRASKESEDKETVNIENVLKDVNNVDVLNLNVRDNNIAGVSGDISVVKSATFAGTSKDELSVTKNMDLLDTGAGDDKVTFTASTSIKALKLGSGDDEVILTGVATGTKTSYIDGGAGNNTLTLVSGAATNDFSKVSFDNIDIIKASGDLSTTKAAILNAASLDGANLSLDSADTGNILGIQVTAANGINLSKIDYVEGGSGATIAINGVKGGKVQLSDATITDKIVFDNKAKSATVTGFQAGTDTITINKTDGSTATGPATAYTNKGAATVLKDKVILDTNALLTINSKKVTADLVNGFSDLSTDLAAAGDIGYIAQVKDGTTNLYKITNNATAGLDTGDKIELVATFDAALVNASFNS, encoded by the coding sequence ATGGCACTAACAAATCAACAAGTTCAGCAAGTATTTCTTGCAATCACAGGTCGCCCAGCAGAGGGTTCAGCAGTAACATGGGGTGCAAACTCTCTTAGTGTTGCAGCTCTTGCAAACGCAGTAGTAGATATCCGCAAAGGTGCAGATTTCACAAACAGCAAAGAGGCTTTCGTTGAGAATCTTTACTCTCAACTACTAGGTCGCGCAAGTGACGCTGAGGGCAAAGAGTTCTGGCTAAACGCTCTAAATAATGGCGCTAGCTATGGTGATATTCTATCTCAATTCATCAATGCTGTCCTAGTTCAGCCATCTTCACGTGATCTATACACTCTACAAAACAAACTCGGTATCGCAGAGCAAATCTCAGCTCAAATCAACACTTTCCAAGGTGGCGAAGCTAATCTAAAACAAATCATGGATAATGTAGATGCTAACACTACAATCGAAGATCTATCAAACGACCTAGAAGAGTTCAAAGGTCAAAATGTAAATGTAGCTACTGTAAACGTAAACACAAAAGCTGACAATGAGACTGCTACAGAGGGTAGCGAGGAGAGCGCAAGCGTATTTAATGCTACTGTAAACATCCTTGGTGGTGATATTAGCGCTGATGAGAACACTCTACTTCTAAATGGTAGCCGCAACTACAAAGACACTCTAAACCTAACTCTAAGAGCTAGCAAAGAGTCAGAAGATAAAGAAACAGTAAATATAGAAAATGTTTTAAAAGATGTTAACAATGTAGATGTTCTAAACCTAAATGTAAGAGACAACAACATCGCAGGTGTAAGCGGTGATATTAGCGTAGTTAAAAGCGCAACTTTCGCAGGTACTTCAAAAGACGAGCTATCAGTTACTAAAAACATGGATCTACTAGACACTGGTGCTGGTGATGACAAAGTGACTTTCACAGCTTCTACTAGCATCAAAGCTCTAAAACTAGGTAGCGGTGATGATGAAGTTATCCTAACAGGTGTAGCTACTGGCACAAAAACTAGCTACATCGACGGTGGTGCTGGCAACAATACTCTAACTCTAGTTAGTGGTGCTGCTACAAATGATTTCTCAAAAGTATCATTTGATAACATTGATATCATCAAAGCATCAGGTGACCTCTCAACAACAAAAGCAGCAATTCTAAACGCTGCTTCACTAGATGGTGCTAATCTATCTCTAGATTCTGCTGACACTGGTAACATACTAGGCATTCAAGTAACAGCTGCTAATGGTATCAACCTAAGCAAAATCGACTATGTAGAAGGCGGTTCTGGCGCTACTATCGCTATCAATGGTGTAAAAGGTGGCAAAGTTCAACTAAGCGACGCTACGATAACAGATAAAATAGTATTTGACAACAAAGCAAAAAGTGCAACTGTAACTGGCTTCCAAGCTGGAACTGATACTATCACAATCAACAAAACTGATGGCTCAACTGCTACTGGTCCTGCTACTGCATACACAAACAAAGGAGCTGCAACTGTATTAAAAGATAAAGTTATTCTAGATACAAATGCTCTATTGACAATCAATAGCAAAAAAGTAACTGCTGATCTAGTAAATGGCTTTAGTGACCTTTCTACTGATCTTGCAGCAGCTGGTGATATCGGCTATATCGCTCAAGTAAAAGATGGAACTACAAATCTTTACAAAATCACTAACAACGCAACAGCTGGTCTAGACACTGGTGATAAAATAGAGCTAGTAGCTACATTTGATGCAGCTCTTGTAAACGCAAGCTTCAATTCTTAA